Proteins encoded together in one Solanum lycopersicum chromosome 7, SLM_r2.1 window:
- the LOC101250134 gene encoding protein trichome birefringence-like 14 isoform X1: protein MKGGLKVPLISLILIGFVCASIIILAYVKSPFLSYWTSSQDRVFQISPADYKVKDEEVLKERNRSGQSEENVNFESAISHSSMKDKVTEEPITNTEIEGSVGIPLNFTQKGGDLKALGEKNSSREQENEVAAPLDSAGVAIENMTSDSKDHGCNYAKGRWVTDDSRPLYSGFRCKRWLSAMWACRLTQRTDFEYEKLRWRPRDCEIEEFTGVKFLKRMENKTLAFIGDSLGRQQFQSLMCMITGGEDRPDVLDVGREYGLVKARHAVRPDGWAYRFPRTQTTILYYWSASLCNLTPINASNPLTDYAMHLDRPPAFLSRFLPRFDVLVLNTGHHWNRGKLNANRWVMYVDGVPNTNRKIADINGAKNLTIHSIIKWVDSQLPKYPGLKAFYRSISPRHFFNGDWNTGGTCDNTTPLSGGKEVVQDESSDAGAAAAVKGTAVKLLDITALSQLRDEGHISRYSIRSTPGMQDCLHWCLPGVPDTWNEVLFAQL, encoded by the exons ATGAAGGGAGGTTTAAAGGTTCCACTGATCTCTCTCATCCTTATTGGATTTGTCTGCGCCAGTATTATTATTTTGGCATACGTGAAAAGCCCTTTTCTCTCTTATTGGACATCATCTCAAGACCGTGTCTTCCAGATTTCTCCAG CAGATTATAAAGTGAAAGATGAAGAagttttaaaagaaagaaatagatCAGGGCAATCAGAAGAAAATGTGAACTTTGAATCTGCCATTTCACACTCTTCAATGAAGGATAAGGTGACTGAAGAACCAATTACTAATACTGAGATCGAAG GAAGTGTAGGTATTCCTCTCAACTTTACCCAAAAAGGAGGAGATTTAAAAGCCTTGGgagaaaaaaatagttcaagagAACAGGAAAATGAAGTCGCTGCTCCACTGGATTCTGCAGGCGTCGCTATAGAAAATATGACATCTGATTCAAAAGATCATG GTTGTAATTATGCTAAAGGTAGATGGGTCACAGATGATAGTCGGCCTTTATATTCTGGATTTCGCTGCAAGCGGTGGTTGTCAGCCATGTGGGCTTGCCGCTTGACACAGCGTACGGATTTTGAATACGAGAAACTACGTTGGAGACCAAGGGATTGCGAGATCGAAGAGTTTACAGGTGTTAAATTCCTGAAaag GATGGAGAACAAAACTCTGGCCTTCATTGGGGATTCCCTTGGCAGACAACAATTCCAGTCGCTTATGTGTATGATTACTGGTGGTGAAGACAGACCTGATGTTCTTGACGTGGGACGTGAATATGGTCTTGTAAAGGCTCGTCATGCTGTACGACCTGATGGATGGGCTTATCGATTTCCAAGGACCCAAACAACTATTCTTTACTATTGGTCTGCTAGTTTGTGTAACTTGACACCCATTAATGCCTCTAACCCTCTTACTGATTATGCCATGCACCTGGATCGTCCACCTGCATTTTTAAGTCGTTTCCTACCCAGATTTGATGTCCTTGTTCTTAACACAGGACACCATTGGAATAGAGGCAAGCTTAACGCCAACCGATGGGTCATGTATGTGGATGGTGTTCCTAACACGAACAGGAAAATAGCAGATATTAATGGTGCCAAGAATCTTACAATTCACAGTATCATTAAATGGGTAGATTCACAGCTGCCAAAATACCCTGGTCTTAAAGCATTTTACCGGTCTATATCGCCCAGACATTTTTTTAATGGAGATTGGAACACTGGAGGCACCTGTGATAACACCACTCCGCTTTCTGGTGGAAAGGAGGTTGTACAAGACGAATCTAGTGATGCTGGTGCAGCAGCGGCTGTAAAAGGAACAGCTGTGAAGCTTTTGGACATCACAGCTTTGTCTCAGCTGAGAGATGAAGGTCATATATCTCGATACAGCATCAGATCAACACCTGGAATGCAGGATTGTTTGCATTGGTGCTTGCCTGGTGTTCCAGATACATGGAATGAAGTTCTTTTTGCTCAACTTTAA
- the LOC101250134 gene encoding protein trichome birefringence-like 14 isoform X2, with the protein MKGGLKVPLISLILIGFVCASIIILAYVKSPFLSYWTSSQDRVFQISPDYKVKDEEVLKERNRSGQSEENVNFESAISHSSMKDKVTEEPITNTEIEGSVGIPLNFTQKGGDLKALGEKNSSREQENEVAAPLDSAGVAIENMTSDSKDHGCNYAKGRWVTDDSRPLYSGFRCKRWLSAMWACRLTQRTDFEYEKLRWRPRDCEIEEFTGVKFLKRMENKTLAFIGDSLGRQQFQSLMCMITGGEDRPDVLDVGREYGLVKARHAVRPDGWAYRFPRTQTTILYYWSASLCNLTPINASNPLTDYAMHLDRPPAFLSRFLPRFDVLVLNTGHHWNRGKLNANRWVMYVDGVPNTNRKIADINGAKNLTIHSIIKWVDSQLPKYPGLKAFYRSISPRHFFNGDWNTGGTCDNTTPLSGGKEVVQDESSDAGAAAAVKGTAVKLLDITALSQLRDEGHISRYSIRSTPGMQDCLHWCLPGVPDTWNEVLFAQL; encoded by the exons ATGAAGGGAGGTTTAAAGGTTCCACTGATCTCTCTCATCCTTATTGGATTTGTCTGCGCCAGTATTATTATTTTGGCATACGTGAAAAGCCCTTTTCTCTCTTATTGGACATCATCTCAAGACCGTGTCTTCCAGATTTCTCCAG ATTATAAAGTGAAAGATGAAGAagttttaaaagaaagaaatagatCAGGGCAATCAGAAGAAAATGTGAACTTTGAATCTGCCATTTCACACTCTTCAATGAAGGATAAGGTGACTGAAGAACCAATTACTAATACTGAGATCGAAG GAAGTGTAGGTATTCCTCTCAACTTTACCCAAAAAGGAGGAGATTTAAAAGCCTTGGgagaaaaaaatagttcaagagAACAGGAAAATGAAGTCGCTGCTCCACTGGATTCTGCAGGCGTCGCTATAGAAAATATGACATCTGATTCAAAAGATCATG GTTGTAATTATGCTAAAGGTAGATGGGTCACAGATGATAGTCGGCCTTTATATTCTGGATTTCGCTGCAAGCGGTGGTTGTCAGCCATGTGGGCTTGCCGCTTGACACAGCGTACGGATTTTGAATACGAGAAACTACGTTGGAGACCAAGGGATTGCGAGATCGAAGAGTTTACAGGTGTTAAATTCCTGAAaag GATGGAGAACAAAACTCTGGCCTTCATTGGGGATTCCCTTGGCAGACAACAATTCCAGTCGCTTATGTGTATGATTACTGGTGGTGAAGACAGACCTGATGTTCTTGACGTGGGACGTGAATATGGTCTTGTAAAGGCTCGTCATGCTGTACGACCTGATGGATGGGCTTATCGATTTCCAAGGACCCAAACAACTATTCTTTACTATTGGTCTGCTAGTTTGTGTAACTTGACACCCATTAATGCCTCTAACCCTCTTACTGATTATGCCATGCACCTGGATCGTCCACCTGCATTTTTAAGTCGTTTCCTACCCAGATTTGATGTCCTTGTTCTTAACACAGGACACCATTGGAATAGAGGCAAGCTTAACGCCAACCGATGGGTCATGTATGTGGATGGTGTTCCTAACACGAACAGGAAAATAGCAGATATTAATGGTGCCAAGAATCTTACAATTCACAGTATCATTAAATGGGTAGATTCACAGCTGCCAAAATACCCTGGTCTTAAAGCATTTTACCGGTCTATATCGCCCAGACATTTTTTTAATGGAGATTGGAACACTGGAGGCACCTGTGATAACACCACTCCGCTTTCTGGTGGAAAGGAGGTTGTACAAGACGAATCTAGTGATGCTGGTGCAGCAGCGGCTGTAAAAGGAACAGCTGTGAAGCTTTTGGACATCACAGCTTTGTCTCAGCTGAGAGATGAAGGTCATATATCTCGATACAGCATCAGATCAACACCTGGAATGCAGGATTGTTTGCATTGGTGCTTGCCTGGTGTTCCAGATACATGGAATGAAGTTCTTTTTGCTCAACTTTAA
- the LOC138337122 gene encoding uncharacterized protein: protein MLSKMLPSYLLDSGFFEENERTKFADCQAYKDNNNDSLLEPQVPFMIEFAQDIPTQESDSLDCGLYVTAFAEYISDQINISYADFNPDYLRQRYGALLWSYGSEKAKCGYVSDNDDPPKSRGVVTPPRRRFSSHSVAFHDKTMF, encoded by the exons atgttgtctaaaATGCTTCCTTCATACCTACTTGACAGTGGATTTTTTGAAGAGAATGAACGCACAAAATTTGCTGATTGTCAAGCATATAAAGACAACAATAATGACTCACTTCTGGAGCCTCAAGTTCCTTTCATGATAGAATTTGCACAAGACATCCCTACACAGGAAAGCGATAGCCT AGACTGTGGGTTATATGTTACTGCATTTGCTGAGTATATCAGTGACCAAATCAATATATCTTATGCTGATTTTAATCCTGATTACCTGCGTCAAAGATATGGAGCATTGCTGTGGAGTTATGGAAGTGAGAAGGCTAAGTGCGGATATGTTAGCGACAATGATGATCCACCAAAATCCAGGGGCGTAGTCACACCACCCAGAAGAAGATTTAGTTCACATAGTGTAGCATTTCATGATAAAACaatgttttaa
- the LOC138337521 gene encoding uncharacterized protein, with protein MAKAYRKEDFDKLMAKVDRIDHRVKEYLEYAGYEKWSRVHAIVNRGRMMTSNIAECINGCLVEARQLTILEFLEEVVPSSEFIFSVYENGRRYIVCLERKVCCCGRFQLDEIPCSHAITVLKKKNVTDINPYCSDYYKPDALAKIYEIPMVPMPDKKDWSDPKHVVAETVHPPRYRRSSGRPRKRRRKNADEKISVNTNCCGQCGQEGHNRRTCTFYPKEK; from the exons ATGGCCAAGGCATATAGAAAGGAAGATTTTGATAAGTTGATGGCTAAGGTTGATAGAATTGATCACAGGGTTAAGGAGTACCTTGAATATGCAGGTTACGAAAAGTGGTCAAGAGTTCATGCAATAGTAAACAGAGGTAGAATGATGACTTCAAACATTGCAGAATGTATCAATGGTTGTCTTGTTGAAGCACGCCAATTAACTATATTAGAATTCTTGGAAGAG GTTGTTCCATCATCTGAGTTTATTTTCTCAGTTTATGAAAATGGAAGAAGATATATTGTTTGTCTTGAGCGGAAAGTATGTTGTTGTGGTAGATTTCAACTAGATGAGATACCTTGTTCACATGCAATCACtgtattgaaaaaaaagaatgtcaccGATATAAATCCGTATTGCTCTGATTATTACAAGCCTGATGCGTTggcaaaaatatatgaaattccAATGGTGCCAATGCCAGATAAGAAAGATTGGTCAGATCCTAAACACGTGGTAGCTGAAACTGTGCATCCACCTAGATACAGAAGATCATCTGGAcgaccaagaaaaagaagaagaaagaatgcaGATGAAAAGATTTCGGTGAACACAAACTGTTGTGGACAATGTGGACAAGAAGGGCACAAcagaagaacttgtactttctaCCCAAAAGAGAAGTGA
- the LOC101264345 gene encoding pentatricopeptide repeat-containing protein At1g71210, mitochondrial: MLVLTIRQARQKTRALFNHPPYSQSAINKNTLLFYLFYSTDTPFAASSKAIPSYPYPFLPVSSNVLSTSRIGELQQKDVVLSFKEWFMTRKNPLFDQIFEILRTKDDITADISMSRFNLRLSEALILDVLNYEKNKDVLSCLKFFDWAGRQPGFHHTRSTFNAIFRILAKAKLMSLMAEFLDKYMKERYFHKARFYNTLVIGYAVAGKPELALQLFGRMRFQGVDLDAFAYHVLLNALVEDGFYDGFEMVLKQIKFRGFEDAITHAIFVKSLCQQTELDRAEEYLRDLLRNGGVGLSGIVVANLVDALCKNKKFTRAASLVQEFRESGLVSMEQAYSVWIKHLARAGELSEAVEFLKGKKLIDGYVPDVFRYNSLVCRLLRENRLEEVYDLLMDMKDQDIIPDDVTMNVTLCFFCKVGMADVAVELYDSRAEFGLSVSSMTYNYLINTLLGDASVDEAYLVLKNAIQQGHFPGRRTFSIIADALCREGKLDRVKELVLASLERNCVPSDSTYNKFISALCRASRVEDGYLVHGALSRFDKVTSRATYFDLISGFNKSSRGDIAARLLIEMQEKGHSPDRRLYRAVICCLCQMEDPDKLFYSLLEVQLSRHEPSCLVYNYFIDGAGHAGKPELARDVYEMMKRNGITPNLQSDILILQSYLKAGKIADALNYFCDLSNRRGLGRKLWNNMVVGLCKANKPGNAWNMFWEMRSTHLRPSMECYEELVKLLCSHRDYYKAILLVEDLMQVGRQVSSFIGNVLLLHSLQTHRVFSAWMHSRDLSNTKDNSLALGDLIKTFSGGSDLESDILQIEELIRQCFPLDIYTYNLLLRKLTISEMDLACSYFERLCKKGYEPNRWTYDILVHGFLKVGRSSEARRWMEEMFSKGFDLTEATKSFV, from the coding sequence ATGTTGGTGCTAACAATCAGACAGGCGAGACAGAAAACCAGAGCCCTCTTCAATCATCCTCCATATTCTCAATCCGCCATTAACAAGAATACCCTTTTGTTCTATCTATTTTACTCCACTGATACTCCTTTTGCCGCATCCTCAAAGGCAATCCCTTCATACCCATATCCCTTTTTACCAGTTTCTTCAAATGTTTTGTCAACTTCAAGAATCGGTGAATTGCAGCAGAAAGATGTTGTTTTATCCTTCAAAGAGTGGTTCATGACCAGAAAAAATCCACTCTTTGATCAGATCTTTGAGATATTACGAACTAAAGATGATATTACAGCTGATATATCAATGTCGAGATTCAATCTTAGACTCTCTGAGGCCTTGATTCTGGACGTGTTAaattatgagaaaaataaagatgtatTGTCGTGTTTGAAATTCTTTGATTGGGCGGGTCGACAACCCGGTTTTCATCATACTCGTTCTACTTTTAATGCCATTTTCAGGATTTTAGCTAAGGCCAAGTTGATGTCTTTGATGGCTGAGTTCTTGGATAAGTATATGAAGGAAAGGTATTTCCATAAAGCTAGGTTTTACAATACTTTGGTAATTGGGTATGCGGTGGCGGGCAAGCCTGAGCTTGCACTCCAACTGTTTGGTAGAATGCGGTTTCAGGGTGTTGATTTGGATGCATTTGCTTATCATGTGTTACTCAATGCTTTGGTGGAGGATGGTTTCTATGATGGCTTTGAGATGGTTCTGAAGCAGATTAAATTTAGAGGTTTTGAGGATGCAATAACACATGCTATATTCGTTAAGAGTCTTTGCCAGCAAACAGAGCTGGATAGAGCTGAGGAGTATCTTAGAGACTTGTTGAGGAATGGAGGGGTAGGATTGAGTGGGATTGTCGTGGCTAATCTTGTCGATGCTTTATGTAAAAATAAGAAGTTCACAAGAGCTGCAAGTTTGGTGCAGGAATTTAGAGAGTCTGGTTTGGTTTCAATGGAACAGGCATATAGTGTGTGGATTAAGCACCTTGCTCGGGCTGGGGAGCTAAGTGAGGCAGTTGAATTCTTGAAAGGCAAGAAACTGATTGATGGGTATGTTCCTGACGTTTTTCGCTATAACAGCTTAGTGTGTCGGCTTTTAAGAGAAAATAGGCTGGAGGAGGTTTATGACTTGCTGATGGACATGAAGGATCAAGATATAATACCTGATGATGTCACCATGAATGTAACTTTGTGCTTCTTCTGCAAGGTAGGGATGGCAGATGTTGCCGTCGAGCTATATGACTCGAGAGCAGAATTTGGCCTCTCTGTAAGCAGTATGACCTATAACTATCTTATAAATACTTTATTAGGTGATGCAAGTGTTGATGAAGCATATCTCGTGTTGAAGAATGCCATTCAACAAGGTCATTTCCCTGGTAGGAGGACATTTTCTATTATTGCTGATGCTCTTTGCCGAGAGGGGAAGCTTGATAGAGTGAAAGAGTTGGTTCTTGCTTCTCTGGAACGGAATTGTGTGCCCAGTGACTCAACCTATAACAAGTTCATATCAGCCTTATGTAGGGCCAGCAGGGTGGAAGATGGATACTTGGTACATGGAGCACTCAGCAGATTCGATAAGGTTACTAGCAGGGCTACTTATTTTGACTTGATTAGTGGCTTTAACAAGTCAAGCAGGGGAGATATTGCAGCAAGATTGTTAATAGAAATGCAAGAAAAAGGTCATAGTCCAGACCGTCGATTATACAGGGCGGTTATTTGCTGTTTATGTCAAATGGAGGATCCAGATAAGCTATTTTACAGTTTATTAGAGGTTCAGTTGTCTCGGCATGAACCTAGCTGCCTTGTTTATAATTACTTCATTGATGGAGCTGGTCATGCTGGAAAACCTGAGCTGGCCAGAGATGTATATGAAATGATGAAGAGAAACGGTATCACACCAAATTTGCAGTCTGACATTTTAATCTTGCAAAGTTACTTAAAAGCTGGAAAAATTGCTGATGCCTTAAATTACTTTTGTGATTTGTCAAATAGAAGAGGTCTAGGAAGAAAACTATGGAACAACATGGTTGTTGGGCTTTGCAAAGCTAACAAGCCTGGAAATGCATGGAACATGTTCTGGGAGATGAGGTCAACTCATTTGAGGCCAAGTATGGAATGCTACGAGGAACTTGTTAAGTTGCTTTGCTCACATAGAGATTATTATAAGGCTATTCTTTTGGTTGAAGACTTGATGCAAGTTGGTCGTCAGGTTTCATCCTTCATTGGCAATGTACTTTTGTTACACTCATTACAAACTCATAGAGTCTTTAGTGCTTGGATGCACTCAAGAGACTTGAGCAATACAAAGGATAACAGCTTAGCTCTAGGCGATCTGATCAAGACTTTCTCTGGTGGTAGTGATCTGGAGAGTGATATTTTGCAAATTGAAGAACTGATTCGACAATGTTTTCCCCTTGACATCTACACTTACAATTTGTTGTTGAGAAAACTAACCATAAGCGAAATGGATCTTGCTTGTAGTTACTTTGAGAGATTATGCAAGAAAGGATATGAGCCAAATAGATGGACTTACGATATATTAGTTCATGGTTTCTTAAAAGTTGGCCGGTCTTCTGAGGCTAGAAGATGGATGGAAGAAATGTTCAGTAAAGGTTTTGATCTGACTGAGGCTACGAAATCATTTGTTTAA
- the LOC112941783 gene encoding uncharacterized protein codes for MLFKKYFPGAVNSVTKHQLVQRFKMGNWESNQDALQMSILFFIHTFVLATLDNTAISIVDFLMVEDGRYQHFPWGQLSFSKLIGSLRQDFDVSKKLYRLYGMPYALNVWIYEYASNLNSEIAVRERNVIPRICNWRVVSEKAKFEMLMSTIFQENACSNIVPTAEEIEAFDIAQVEHARSTSIPLVQPNEEDDLDDFSTKPPEQLLRTYSRVSDTSPSPPPKRKKNRLFRKRRCQNRNSLINQMCLRHRMMMYMFSCQVCLNIRMLMMYMVLFHKCHRNRLLMYMVLFQTFFRTRLLMFMDMQIHRMSTI; via the exons AtgctttttaaaaagtatttccCTGGTGCAGTCAATAGTGTTACAAAGCATCAACTAGTTCAAAGGTTTAAGATGGGTAATTGGGAGAGCAATCAGGATGCACTCCAAATGTCTATACTGTTCTTTATTCATACATTTGTATTAGCTACTCTTGATAATACAGCGATATCTATTGTCGACTTTCTAATGGTTGAAGatggtagatatcaacattttcctTGGGGTCAGCTATCATTTTCCAAACTAATTGGTTCACTTAGACAGGATTTTGACGTTAGTAAAAAGTTGTACCGATTATATGGGATGCCATATGCACTAAATGTTTGGATATACGAATATGCATCCAATTTAAATTCAGAAATAGCTGTGAGAGAACGCAATGTCATCCCAAGAATATGCAATTGGAGAGTTGTGTCTGAAAAGGCAAAGTTTGAAATGCTTATGTCTACCATTTTCCAAgag AATGCATGTTCAAACATTGTCCCAACAGCAGAGGAAATTGAAGCTTTTGATATTGCTCAAGTTGAACATGCTCGTTCTACATCAATACCATTAGTACAACCAAACGAGGAAGATGatttagatgatttctccacaAAACCGCCCGAACAGTTATTGAGGACATATTCTAGAGTGTCTGATACATCTCCTTCACCACcgccaaaaagaaaaaaaaatcgatTATTCAGAAAAAGAAGGTGTCAGAACAGAAACAGCCTGATCAATCAAATGTGTCTCCGACACCGGATGATGATGTACATGTTTTCATGTCAAGTCTGCCTCAACATTCGAATGCTGATGATGTACATGGTTCTATTCCACAAGTGTCACCGAAATCGGCTGCTGATGTACATGGTTCTGTTCCAGACGTTTTTCAGAACTCGGCTGCTGATGTTCATGGATATGCAGATTCACAGAATGTCAACAATATAA